A window from Lytechinus pictus isolate F3 Inbred chromosome 9, Lp3.0, whole genome shotgun sequence encodes these proteins:
- the LOC135155481 gene encoding uncharacterized protein LOC135155481 isoform X1: MPTKLPTNQHAPSMGMLHPSSTLLAVLSAYHFKASYLSSDWPDSARFASLQPMTAVFSKVSNLHALLGFGTVSKTFVHETVEQLFALQTALNSSFKPDFHLKALKHDSYLITSRMQSTPLNCPMSSRLLSSPMNCPIRAAITNLHSSSQPIRTPVHIQTCQTPYSNITNLKLISSFFIHTNTRQQKIAQETQLSRRGPLLSCSSGFEYEFTNASLGDNLFLTFSIFDPLTILSSEACCTSLSGSVNVCFALTTNGMTMHTSCSSTQWCVCCILYCSKYHSVFNLTNISLVTVPFCLLYSNHPRINAPFASVYSKTSLFLIDPLHQNLSFVEENGCVIGNSILSLQTLPVREVMTVTPGPLLRIIAASMTKPDHNRSVSVAILTPALLRTASESRGSGSSWLSSATTLQSYHSFDLSPPRSFGCSTATQSSQKPPLVLPSSPSRVPSLQMYVCPVPLELTSHLKNTNLLSNFSSGQSVTSFPVSMSSFGTTLSFGITVGYSSSLLPDLTPVFRLMKNLEGALKILSFPYEMGLEAMFLRTSVPFIFEQGVLFPCDWVIKNPSPHLTNVLLSVFAFKTDNFKDNASPDTILTTQSTVLHHIDTCLGIITPNLSVDNPNTTLLINAFHIGIAKSTTSCTLTVPSFEKSVVGLPMPSRSRRPGLLFQSPDPIQTFHLPISPPSALSLFSQSPWHYLPASVSMATQSIDAWEIIYSVLSVFNTSGTLIEANQFYDRVVMGVRVLLSRKVKIYGYFTKPFTSNLLYFFSIFFLMRLHSPRSSFSKLSSLSHMLFPSLSLLSLSFLSIPFLSFLPVTSGLSSSHFKISTPNSLTASLKAVNSTHVSTSPSMSFPSPTHHTDSFHAPISTLASPGVNDSHGSHGLPEITSVIATPSRLYPDGNSSSLSASAYASISPVSAQHMNHSTEASLHPSMRDPSLLSLPISRLSLDSPGSAAHETVSLHLTSASPVPSSRRDTMNNLLQLSDISMSTPQASLSIITPTASSHTSSATLHAYSNSNISVSDPLSSGLVTPSLPSSFPDAFPTSFMNVESHPSFSLHASSKLNTPLHHISANADYTSSFVTMIQHPPLSSLMRSFLSDAHISSTSHFQITSQSLIQHMFIESVTSPWLMHPSSTTPYGLSSAASSKEIMHASIALSSVLPASISPYTHHFSVQSLHSSWPSSHATLSSSYSALRSSHSALQSSYSYLPLSYLPVSYSSLSSSHSPLLSLHSLLSLNSPLSSLNSPLSSLNSHLPSSHSFLPSSHSHIPSSPSTLPPSHSYLTSLHSPLPSSRLILPSLHLHLQSSHLHLPSSPSTLLPFHSSLTSLHSPLPSSHSHLRSSYSHLQSSHSLFPSLHSPFSSHQHLPSSLSSLPRDTDMTSFASIDPMSLVSFMPPIISSSPHNSHPPYPSQTTILDRITPVTTSPLSFLPNIGSVTTSSPSLASASLPSRLPSNETESIITMATRMLPSTSTSLINPSSLDTSLESTAIMNSMNTSEALSSMTSSTLSAFSKLDVVSPSSANFSDASTVLETVLFTQTSFDFVTPSDTASTRSDSVQVDLTISDHSSFVRMIDSTALIYSTLTPSFVTPSFDASSLVPPEPSFSTLTPTKYLTSVYDSDTLISTPYFVDSLTIVSTLTQYYDSETAVPSNIYTMESTGSNFSHPGRLTPIPSTPIQTPYTTTPEHETLLPTQIYTQSTSFSQLLIQTPTPSLSSWMNVSSSLQPSSVSLMHSMPDTLSTPSVSDTASLQTTFPSSFLDSTPLLISSMTDYVIMSSGVTITSMPIDVSIETSSSVIMPDVLHSDSVDTLSSTDGILTSTSLPLSTATASLVPLQTSTPASSMLSPMISTELSNTSTEVSRTLHSFSTPETISAIVQTPILSSSVQSMSSVQANESMPSLSLLTNSSTLQEDLSSTYAIMPSDVISQTMMQTIITSFVNSSQSEIMPSPSIYIPMQSSVFNSTMQSLIDSLLSSVANQTGMLPMQASTAVVGSDHVASTLASSANMSSVSLLPMPSAGQMTMVTSVAMESSTALVNKSDSLFPTSSSGFDSVSSSIVAMATEMPLSSPGMIFPTPNSTLSSDFPGLNSTIPTPSLPFMPSSSSSLPPNSTLHSGASATPIVTVSSLSPVTSILSTPSMSLVSSSLPTTAVSVEILSTPLVSLSTPSASVSVSSVFVPTSPTSQTNLSTTDTTPVVVSTANQSLSAEPTTVVMNASSVTPPTSSPNADNVTVSPHTTGAVVSPETSSMTSGVSTSLNYTLTTTPATNVTTTQTGTSTPTTPVTTPMDTTEATTPEATVPPTTSTTISPTTPVETTTPTVVTANQEVTNSSTEPRTTQTRTPTPFDTSFATRPYWLTMGLAIDENINVNAPSYIEEMEGNLADMYVEANRRSNQRMVEMEQLLDQLDPERNPAVDPGGARRKRAVTVNTITAQIIDMTRLTNPTDVELTFYIVEEGTKLLSGEAKTVLDELTLQEMTLYMAVPVNSPPIEVVPSTTVMPSAEPPARLWIIAAVLVPLALLLFCCLCCCCCCCGRKPRKEDGPMDPDTFKMLQFKAKYPYRQYPGSPQDQHLQPVPRGFDVVKQDYANNAFGMEAGMAEGKQQIEEEAEMMIQRELPRRTVEGHVSPVLHTRNQYPIGQSPTPSGTSSSSLVPPLPVKQTKGHQRVRDGSTSGSDTGEELYKQRREYMAAQDEISKVLEPELYSSQGRKRYSRGCCPQREFGGL; the protein is encoded by the exons ATGCCAACCAAACTTCCAACCAATCAGCATGCTCCATCCATGGGAATGCTTCACCCATCTTCAACCCTGCTTGCTGTTTTGAGTGCTTATCATTTCAAAGCTTCTTACCTCTCCTCTGATTGGCCTGATTCTGCAAGATTTGCATCACTTCAGCCAATGACTGctgttttttcaaaagtttccAATTTGCATGCATTACTGGGCTTTGGGACTGTATCTAAAACTTTTGTGCATGAAACTGTTGAGCAGCTTTTTGCTTTACAAACTGCTTTGAATTCATCATTTAAACCTGACTTTCATCTTAAAGCTTTAAAGCATGACAGCTATCTAATCACTTCAAGAATGCAATCTACCCCTTTGAACTGTCCAATGTCATCAAGGCTACTATCTTCCCCAATGAACTGTCCAATCAGAGCTGCCATAACAAACCTTCATTCATCAAGCCAGCCAATCAGAACACCAGTACATATCCAAACATGTCAAACACCATATTCAAACATCACAAATCTCAAACTCATTTCATCTTTCTTCATACACACCAATACCAGACAACAGAAAATTGCACAAGAAACACAACTTTCACGCCGTGGCCCATTACTTTCCTGCAGTAGTGGTTTTGAATATGAGTTCACTAATGCTTCACTTGGAGACAATCTATTTCTAACCTTTTCTATTTTTGACCCACTAACAATTCTGAGTTCTGAAGCCTGTTGTACCTCTCTATCTGGTTCTGTTAATGTTTGTTTTGCTCTAACTACAAATGGAATGACTATGCATACTTCATGTAGCTCTACCCAATGGTGTGTATGCTGTATCCTTTACTGCTCTAAATACCATTCTGTTTTTAATCTTACTAACATTTCATTAGTGACAGTGCCATTCTGCCTGCTTTATTCAAACCATCCCCGCATTAATGCACCTTTTGCCTCTGTCTATTCCAAGACTTCACTCTTCCTCATTGATCCATTGCATCAGAACTTATCTTTTGTAGAAGAGAATGGATGTGTTATCGGTAACAGTATCCTCTCCCTCCAGACATTGCCAGTCAGAGAGGTAATGACGGTGACCCCTGGACCCTTATTAAGGATAATTGCCGCTTCAATGACAAAACCAGATCACAATCGATCAGTCTCTGTTGCAATCCTGACACCTGCTCTTCTCCGTACCGCTTCAGAGTCCCGGGGCAGTGGCTCTTCTTGGCTTTCATCAGCAACCACTTTGCAATCCTACCATTCATTCGATCTGTCACCACCTCGTAGCTTTGGCTGCTCGACTGCTACCCAGTCCAGTCAAAAGCCGCCTCTAGTTCTCCCATCGAGTCCATCTCGTGTTCCAAGTTTGCAGATGTACGTATGCCCAGTGCCCCTGGAATTAACGTCACACCtaaaaaacacaaatttgttatcaaatttcaGTTCAGGACAGAGTGTGACCTCTTTTCCTGTATCGATGTCATCTTTTGGAACGACCCTGTCATTTGGAATTACTGTAGGGTATAGTTCATCACTTCTGCCTGACTTAACTCCAGTATTCAGACTAATGAAAAATTTAGAAGGTGCTCTCAAAATACTGTCATTTCCTTATGAAATGGGATTGGAAGCTATGTTTTTGAGAACATCTGTCCCATTTATATTTGAGCAGGGAGTATTGTTCCCATGTGATTGGGTTATAAAGAATCCTTCACCCCACCTAACCAACGTTTTATTGTCAGTTTTCGCATTCAAAACAGATAACTTCAAGGACAATGCCTCTCCTGATACTATTCTTACAACGCAAAGTACTGTCTTGCATCATATCGATACATGTTTGGGAATAATCACCCCAAATTTGTCAGTAGACAATCCCAACACTACACTGCTGATTAATGCTTTCCATATTGGCATTGCCAAGTCAACGACTTCATGTACATTGACTGTGCCATCTTTTGAGAAATCTGTTGTAGGTCTTCCGATGCCGTCACGGTCAAGACGGCCAGGTTTGTTGTTTCAGTCACCAGATCCAATCCAAACCTTCCACCTTCCAATCTCGCCACCGTCAGCCCTATCTCTATTCAGTCAATCACCTTGGCATTATTTACCTGCCTCGGTTTCCATGGCAACCCAATCCATAGACGCTTGGGAAATCATTTATTCTGTGCTGAGTGTGTTTAACACTTCTGGCACTTTGATAGAAGCAAACCAGTTTTATGACAGAGTCGTGATGGGTGTGAGAGTGTTGCTCTCGCGCAAAGTCAAAATATATGGCTATTTCACGAAACCTTTTACCTCCAACTTACTCTATTTCTTCTCAATATTCTTTTTAATGAGGCTTCATTCACCCCgttcatcattttcaaaattgtctTCTCTTTCTCATATGCTTTTTCCCTCCCTTTCTCTTCTCTCGCTTTCATTCCTGTccataccttttctttctttcctccctgTTACGTCAGGTTTATCATCCTCCCATTTTAAGATTTCCACTCCTAATTCTCTAACTGCCAGTCTGAAGGCGGTGAATTCCACACATGTCTCGACTTCCCCTTCGATGTCCTTCCCCTCACCAACCCATCACACGGATTCATTTCACGCACCAATCTCCACATTAGCAAGTCCGGGTGTGAACGATTCCCACGGGAGCCACGGATTACCTGAAATTACCTCGGTAATTGCAACACCTTCCCGCTTATACCCGGACGGTAACTCAAGCTCCTTGTCTGCGTCGGCTTATGCATCAATAAGCCCCGTTTCCGCTCAACATATGAACCACTCCACAGAGGCATCGCTTCATCCGTCCATGCGGGACCCTTCTCTATTATCTCTACCTATTTCAAGATTGAGTTTGGATTCCCCTGGCTCAGCCGCGCATGAAACCGTTTCATTACATCTTACTTCGGCCTCACCGGTCCCAAGTTCACGACGAGATACCATGAATAATCTCTTACAGCTGTCGGACATCTCAATGTCAACGCCCCAAGCGTCGTTGAGCATTATTACCCCAACTGCCTCCTCTCATACTTCCTCTGCTACGCTGCATGCATACTCTAACAGTAACATTTCTGTCAGTGACCCTCTTTCTTCTGGCTTAGTTACACCATCTCTTCCTTCAAGCTTTCCAGATGCATTTCCAACCTCTTTTATGAATGTAGAAAGCCACCCATCATTCAGTTTGCATGCATCATCTAAGCTGAATACTCCATTGCACCACATTTCTGCTAATGCTGATTATACGTCATCATTTGTAACAATGATACAACACCCGCCTTTATCATCATTAATGCGATCCTTTCTTAGTGATGCACATATTTCTTCTACATCTCATTTTCAAATAACAAGCCAATCCTTAATTCAGCATATGTTCATAGAAAGTGTAACTTCGCCATGGCTGATGCACCCGTCCTCCACCACACCGTATGGGCTTTCTTCTGCTGCGTCCTCCAAAGAAATCATGCATGCATCAATTGCATTATCATCTGTATTGCCTGCCAGCATCTCCCCATATACCCACCACTTTTCTGTGCAATCATTGCATTCATCCTGGCCATCATCACATGCAACCTTGTCATCATCCTATTCAGCTTTGAGATCATCACATTCAGCTTTAcaatcatcatattcatatttaccCTTATCATATTTACCTGTTTCATATTCCTCTTTGTCATCATCACATTcacctttattatcattacattcaCTTTTGTCATTAAATTCACCTTTGTCATCACTAAATTCACCTTTGTCATCACTAAATTCACATTTGCCATCATCACATTCATTTTTGCCATCATCACATTCACATATACCATCATCACCTTCAACTTTGCCACCATCACattcatatttgacatcattgcATTCACCTTTGCCATCATCTCGTTTAATTTTGCCTTCATTACATTTACACTTGCAATCATCACATTTACATTTGCCATCATCACCTTCAACTTTGCTACCATTCCATTCATCTTTGACATCATTGCATTCACCTTTGCCATCATCACATTCACATTTGCGATCATCATATTCACATTTGCAATCATCACATTCACTTTTCCCATCATTGCATTCACCCTTCTCATCACATCAACATTTGCCATCATCACTTTCATCTTTGCCTCGTGATACTGATATGACTTCCTTTGCATCAATTGATCCGATGTCACTTGTCTCATTTATGCCTCCAATAATTTCCTCATCTCCCCACAACTCACATCCACCCTACCCATCACAAACTACCATCCTGGATCGCATCACTCCAGTCACCACCTCTCCTTTATCCTTTCTCCCCAATATAGGATCAGTCACCACTTCCTCACCCAGCCTTGCCTCTGCATCTCTCCCATCACGTTTACCTTCCAATGAGACTGAATCTATTATCACCATGGCAACCCGTATGTTGCCATCAACATCCACATCTTTGATTAACCCCTCCAGTCTGGATACCAGTTTAGAGTCTACTGCTATCATGAACTCTATGAATACTTCTGAAGCACTGTCCAGCATGACTTCTAGTACACTTAGCGCCTTCTCAAAGCTTGATGTAGTATCGCCATCTAGTGCAAACTTTTCTGATGCATCTACTGTGCTTGAAACTGTTTTGTTTACTCAGACCTCATTTGACTTTGTGACACCTTCTGACACTGCTTCCACTAGATCTGATAGTGTACAAGTCGATCTTACTATTTCCGATCATTCCTCATTTGTTCGGATGATTGATTCGACCGCCCTGATTTATTCAACTTTAACACCTTCATTTGTAACACCTTCCTTTGACGCATCATCATTAGTGCCTCCAGAGCCTTCATTCTCTACCTTAACACCAACAAAATACCTTACTTCAGTGTATGATTCTGACACCTTGATATCAACACCTTATTTTGTAGATAGTTTAACCATCGTTAGTACACTAACACAATATTATGATAGTGAAACAGCTGTGCCTTCTAACATTTACACTATGGAATCCACAGGATCCAATTTTTCCCATCCTGGGAGACTAACACCAATACCAAGTACACCAATACAAACACCATACACAACAACACCAGAACATGAAACACTGTTACCTACACAAATATATACTCAGTCGACATCCTTTTCTCAATTGCTTATTCAAACACCAACACCTTCATTATCATCTTGGATGAATGTATCCTCAAGCCTGCAACCATCTAGTGTTTCCTTAATGCATAGCATGCCTGACACCCTGTCAACCCCATCTGTTAGTGATACCGCGTCGCTGCAAACGACTTTCCCATCATCATTCCTTGATAGTACTCCCTTGCTGATCAGCTCGATGACTGATTATGTGATTATGTCCTCTGGAGTTACAATAACTAGCATGCCAATTGATGTGTCTATTGAAACATCTTCATCTGTCATTATGCCGGATGTTTTACATTCTGACTCTGTGGATACTCTTTCATCAACAGATGGCATTTTGACATCCACCTCATTACCGTTGTCAACGGCAACCGCATCACTGGTCCCTCTCCAGACATCTACTCCCGCATCATCTATGCTTTCTCCAATGATATCAACAGAACTGTCAAACACTAGTACTGAAGTTTCACGAACTTTGCATAGTTTTTCAACACCGGAGACGATATCAGCAATTGTTCAAACACCTATTCTTTCATCATCAGTGCAATCTATGAGCAGCGTGCAAGCAAATGAAAGTATgccttcattatcattattaactaATTCAAGTACACTTCAGGAAGACCTGTCATCAACCTATGCAATCATGCCCAGTGATGTAATCTCTCAGACCATGATGCAAACTATCATCACCTCTTTTGTAAATTCCTCCCAAAGCGAAATCATGCCATCTCCCTCGATTTACATACCAATGCAATCATCTGTTTTTAATTCAACAATGCAGTCATTAATAGATTCCTTGTTAAGCTCAGTAGCTAATCAAACTGGAATGTTGCCAATGCAGGCATCAACTGCAGTGGTTGGAAGTGACCATGTTGCTAGTACCCTTGCCTCAAGTGCAAACATGTCATCAGTTTCTTTGTTGCCAATGCCTTCTGCCGGTCAGATGACTATGGTAACTTCTGTTGCAATGGAATCTTCTACAGCTCTTGTGAACAAAAGTGATTCTCTGTTCCCCACTTCATCATCTGGTTTTGATTCAGTATCATCAAGTATagttgccatggcaactgaAATGCCATTATCCTCCCCGGGGATGATTTTCCCAACTCCAAATAGCACATTATCATCAGACTTTCCTGGGTTGAATTCAACAATACCCACCCCAAGTCTTCCATTCATGCCATCGTCCAGTTCCTCCTTACCTCCCAACTCTACACTCCACTCAGGAGCATCCGCAACCCCTATAGTGACCGTCTCTTCTCTCTCACcggtgacttctattttgtccACTCCATCAATGTCTCTGGTTTCCTCAAGTTTACCTACAACTGCAGTTTCTGTGGAAATCCTATCCACACCCTTGGTTTCCTTGAGCACCCCTTCTGCTTCAGTTTCAGTGAGTTCAGTGTTTGTACCTACTTCACCAACCTCCCAAACAAATTTGTCCACCACCGATACAACTCCTGTGGTTGTTTCTACCGCAAACCAATCTCTTTCAGCAGAGCCAACAACAGTTGTGATGAACGCATCATCGGTGACTCCTCCAACAAGTTCACCCAATGCTGATAATGTGACGGTCAGCCCTCACACAACGGGTGCGGTAGTGTCTCCGGAGACTTCCTCAATGACTTCTGGAGTGTCCACTTCCTTGAACTACACTTTGACCACCACTCCTGCAACCAATGTGACAACAACTCAAACTGGTACATCAACACCAACAACACCAGTGACCACTCCCATGGACACTACTGAGGCCACAACCCCAGAAGCAACAGTTCCACCAACTACCTCTACCACAATCTCTCCCACAACTCCTGTTGAAACAACAACACCAACAGTGGTCACCGCAAACCAAGAGGTTACCAATTCTTCAACTGAACCCAGAACCACGCAGACAAGGACACCAACTCCATTTGATACATCCTTTGCTACCAGGCCCTATTGGCTAACAATGG GTCTTGCCATTGATGAAAACATAAACGTCAACGCTCCTTCGTACATTGAAGAGATGGAGGGTAACCTTGCAGATATGTACGTGGAGGCTAATCGCCGTAGCAACCAGAGAATGGTGGAGATGGAGCAGCTACTGGATCAGCTGGATCCCGAGAGGAATCCTGCAGTGGATCCAGGTGGAGCCAGGAGAAAGAGAGCAGTGACTGTGAACACAATAACGGCACAG ATAATAGACATGACCCGACTCACCAACCCCACCGATGTCGAACTGACTTTCTACATAGTGGAGGAAGGTACCAAACTTCTCTCGGGGGAGGCCAAGACGGTGCTGGATGAGCTCACCCTCCAAGAGATGACCCTGTATATGGCTGTCCCAGTCAACAGTCCACCTATtg AGGTTGTACCATCAACCACAGTCATGCCATCGGCCGAGCCTCCGGCCCGCCTGTGGATCATTGCGGCAGTTCTCGTTCCATTGGCTCTACTGCTCTTCTGTTGCctctgctgctgttgctgctgctgcggGCGCAAACCCAGGAAGGAAGACGGTCCCATGGATCCCGATACATTCAAGATGCTCCAGTTCAAGGCAAAA TATCCATATAGACAGTACCCTGGCAGCCCTCAGGACCAGCATCTCCAACCAGTCCCGCGAGGGTTTGATGTGGTCAAACAAGATTATGCTAACAATGCGTTTGGTATGGAGGCAGGCATGGCGGAGGGGAAGCAGCAAATTGAAGAAGAAGCTGAGATGATGATACAGAGAGAGCTACCGAGAAG